In Mus caroli chromosome 9, CAROLI_EIJ_v1.1, whole genome shotgun sequence, a single window of DNA contains:
- the Pafah1b2 gene encoding platelet-activating factor acetylhydrolase IB subunit beta isoform X1, with translation MYSPKLDGFLRCRMSQGDSNPAAVPHAAEDIQGDDRWMSQHNRFVLDCKDKEPDVLFVGDSMVQLMQQYEIWRELFSPLHALNFGIGGDTTRHVLWRLKNGELENIKPKVIVVWVGTNNHENTAEEVAGGIEAIVQLINTRQPQAKIIVLGLLPRGEKPNPLRQKNAKVNQLLKVSLPKLANVQLLDIDGGFVHSDGAISCHDMFDFLHLTGGGYAKICKPLHELIMQLLEETPEEKQSTIA, from the exons GTGTAGAATGAGCCAAGGAGACTCGAACCCAGCAGCTGTTCCACATGCCGCAGAAGATATTCAAGGAGATGACAGGTGGATGTCTCAG CATAATAGGTTTGTTCTGGACTGTAAAGACAAAGAGCCAGATGTGCTGTTTGTGGGAGACTCCATGGTACAGTTAATGCAGCAGTACGAG atatggCGGGAGCTGTTTTCCCCACTTCATGCTCTTAATTTTGGAATTGGGGGAGATACAACACGACATGTTTTATGGCGACTAAAGAATGGAGAGCTGGAGAACATTAAGCCTAAG GTCATTGTTGTCTGGGTAGGGACAAACAACCACGAAAATACAGCAGAAGAAGTAGCAGGCGGGATTGAGGCAATTGTACAACTTATAAACACGCGGCAGCCACAGGCCAAGATCATTGTACTG GGTCTGTTACCTCGAGGTGAGAAGCCCAACCCTTTAAGACAAAAGAATGCCAAGGTGAACCAGCTTCTCAAGGTTTCCCTGCCGAAGCTTGCCAATGTGCAGCTCCTTGATATAGATGGGGGCTTCGTGCACTCGGACGGTGCCATCTCCTGCCACGACATGTTTGATTTTCTTCATCTCACAGGAGGGGGCTATGCAAAGATCTGCAAACCCCTCCATGAACTGATCATGCAGTTGCTGGAGGAAACACCGGAGGAGAAGCAAAGCACCATTGCTTGA
- the Pafah1b2 gene encoding platelet-activating factor acetylhydrolase IB subunit beta isoform X2: MSQGDSNPAAVPHAAEDIQGDDRWMSQHNRFVLDCKDKEPDVLFVGDSMVQLMQQYEIWRELFSPLHALNFGIGGDTTRHVLWRLKNGELENIKPKVIVVWVGTNNHENTAEEVAGGIEAIVQLINTRQPQAKIIVLGLLPRGEKPNPLRQKNAKVNQLLKVSLPKLANVQLLDIDGGFVHSDGAISCHDMFDFLHLTGGGYAKICKPLHELIMQLLEETPEEKQSTIA, encoded by the exons ATGAGCCAAGGAGACTCGAACCCAGCAGCTGTTCCACATGCCGCAGAAGATATTCAAGGAGATGACAGGTGGATGTCTCAG CATAATAGGTTTGTTCTGGACTGTAAAGACAAAGAGCCAGATGTGCTGTTTGTGGGAGACTCCATGGTACAGTTAATGCAGCAGTACGAG atatggCGGGAGCTGTTTTCCCCACTTCATGCTCTTAATTTTGGAATTGGGGGAGATACAACACGACATGTTTTATGGCGACTAAAGAATGGAGAGCTGGAGAACATTAAGCCTAAG GTCATTGTTGTCTGGGTAGGGACAAACAACCACGAAAATACAGCAGAAGAAGTAGCAGGCGGGATTGAGGCAATTGTACAACTTATAAACACGCGGCAGCCACAGGCCAAGATCATTGTACTG GGTCTGTTACCTCGAGGTGAGAAGCCCAACCCTTTAAGACAAAAGAATGCCAAGGTGAACCAGCTTCTCAAGGTTTCCCTGCCGAAGCTTGCCAATGTGCAGCTCCTTGATATAGATGGGGGCTTCGTGCACTCGGACGGTGCCATCTCCTGCCACGACATGTTTGATTTTCTTCATCTCACAGGAGGGGGCTATGCAAAGATCTGCAAACCCCTCCATGAACTGATCATGCAGTTGCTGGAGGAAACACCGGAGGAGAAGCAAAGCACCATTGCTTGA